Below is a window of Flavobacteriales bacterium DNA.
TTCAATCGACCGGAGGTAATTATGAACCGCAGATCGATGGCGATACGAGCTTTGTCCTTGAAATGGTTCATACGGCTCCCAATTGTATCGACACTTTGACTGAATTCATTGATTATTCAGTGCCTCAAATAGACCCTGATCCGTTAGTACAATTAGACGACGAAGGTTGTTACACTCACCTTACAATAGATTTGTTGGGAGCCGATCTTCTAGAATACTATTCCTTGAGCGGTGGAGAATTGATTTCGCCAAACGTCCTACAATTTCCTTTTGTTGAAGAAGGTGTTCCAATAGACATATGCTACGTATTCAACGAAGGAGCAGATGCAAATGGCAACTACCCCTGCCCTAAAGACACGATTTGCGAAACCCTCTTTGGAACTGGAATCAAAGACCCATTGATGATGCCGAATGCCTTTTCGCCAAACGGTGACGGCATGTTCGATGAACTGATTGTAGAAAATGAATGCCTCGGAGAGGTTCGCTTAAAGATCGTGAATCGCTGGAGAAATGTGGTTTTACAAAAGTCTATAGCTCCACAGGGTGAATTGACATGGAATGGAAAAGTTGACAATACCGGACAAGAAGTTCCTGAGGGAACGTATTTTTATATCTTGGAATTGAACGGGTCCGTTTATAGCTCGGGAACCGTGAACCTCTTTAGATAATTACCCCATGAATTTACATACTATTCACTCCGGAAACTTTAAGCTCGATGGAGGAGCCATGTTTGGCGTAGTACCCAAAAGCCTTTGGTCACGTACGAATCCGGCCGACGAGCACAACATGTGCCCCTGGAGTATGCGCCTATTACTGATCGAGGACGGAGATCGTTTAATGCTCGTTGACACAGGCATCGGAGACAAACAGAGCGAGAAGTTTTTCAGTCATTACTACTTGTTTGGAGATCACTCACTCGATGGCAGTCTTAAAGCCGCCGGATTCTCCCGCGATGACATTACCGATGTTTTCCTGACTCATTTGCACTTCGACCATGTGGGGGGAGCCATACAACGTGCCGCTTCAGGCAAGGATCATTATGAGCCAGCATTCAAGAACGCTACCTTTTGGAGCAACGAGCGCCATTGGAAATGGGCAACCGAACCCAATGATCGTGAAAAGGCCAGTTTTTTGACCGAGAACATCATTCCAATTCAGGAGAGCGGGCAGCTCAAGTTCATCGAACGCGGTACCAATGATAGATCAATTGGAGTTTTCCCCGGAATGGACGTTTTATTCTTCGACGGCCACACCGATAGTCAAATGATCCCGATCATCGCCCACAAGGGCACCAAACTCGTCTTTATGGCAGACCTACTACCCTCAACCGGTCATATACCTCTACCCTACGTCATGGGTTACGACACACAGCCCTTGAAAACACTTGAAGAACGTAAGAGTTTCTTCCCAGAAATTGCGGGAAACGAATATGTGTTGTTCTTGGAGCATGACTTCTATAATGACTGCTGCACTCTGCAAATGTCCGAGAAGGGTCCAAGGATGAGGGAGACCTTTGCGCTAAACGACCTTTAGAGAGTTCCTATTCTTGAATTCGTAATTCTTAATGGAGTTTTTGGCTCATGGCCCACTGCACACTTAGAGCACAACCCTAAAAACTACTCATTATGCGGTACCTCCGGAGCTTCGACTTTTTCCCAATTGCTCACCGATTCGTACAGACCGAGCATTACGTTGCGTAAATGTTCCGTACCTGTTGGTGCTTCTCCTCGAATAGAAACTTCTTTCGTAAACCCGTCCTTGGCCATATAGCGTAGCTTCAAAGAAGGTAAATCGGAAATGTCGTTGTCGTATTCGGCCTCCCAGTTGAAATAACCCAATTCATCGAGCTCGGTTCTTACTGCTGCTGCGCGTTCCACGTCCACGACACCCGTAAAAACACCAATGCGTTCGACGTCTCGCTTTCCTTCGTAAAGAATGGTACCATCGGCTCGTACCGAGAACGAGTCCCACGGACACTTACCAAAACAGGGAGTACGCTCCATGGTAAACACCCAGGCAGGAGCCTTTGCAGCACTCATCGGCGCGTCCTTCATGTTGGTCGTAGCGGGAGCTACCGCTTCGGTCTTTGGCGCGTCAGGTTTGTCCGGAGTCACCGGAGTAGTGGCCTCGACTTTGGTTTCCTTTGCTTCCTTTGAGCCGTTACATGCCGCCATAGTACCTACGGCTAAACACAGAATGATGAAACGTTTCATACCGTAAACGTAACCAAAACCGAGCCAAAATCCATTAAGAACGATAGCCGTTCTCTATGGTCAAGTTTCCGCTGCTATCCTCTTTGAACAGGATGGACACCACTTTCAATTCATTGAGTATCGTCCCTTCCGGGATGGTGTAACTGAAATCGATCGTAAAGGAATCTCCGGAAGAAAAGCTCGTGCCCGATAGAACATCCCCAAAGGTCTGCTCCTCAGATGAACCGGCCACCAAGGTATAGCGATGCTCATAGGGCTCCATGGCCTCGAACATGAGTACAGAATTTCCATTGGCATCATTCCCGTTTCGATCTTCAGCCCAAACACTGACATCGTCTACTGTGGTCAAATATCCCAGCGCATCGACTTGCTTCAAATTACCCTCTGCGATGACTGGTCCTTGTTGTACAAAGGTACCCAGATAGTAGGTCCCACTGGCCGATTCAAAGAACTTCACTTTGGCCTTTCCTTTAACGGTGTTTCCCGTTTTCGACCATTCATGTCCAACACCGGCAATGGGTGAACGAGTGGCAATGGCCAGCGCATCCGCA
It encodes the following:
- a CDS encoding gliding motility-associated C-terminal domain-containing protein — protein: MVSWFIKGQIQSTGGNYEPQIDGDTSFVLEMVHTAPNCIDTLTEFIDYSVPQIDPDPLVQLDDEGCYTHLTIDLLGADLLEYYSLSGGELISPNVLQFPFVEEGVPIDICYVFNEGADANGNYPCPKDTICETLFGTGIKDPLMMPNAFSPNGDGMFDELIVENECLGEVRLKIVNRWRNVVLQKSIAPQGELTWNGKVDNTGQEVPEGTYFYILELNGSVYSSGTVNLFR
- a CDS encoding MBL fold metallo-hydrolase; protein product: MNLHTIHSGNFKLDGGAMFGVVPKSLWSRTNPADEHNMCPWSMRLLLIEDGDRLMLVDTGIGDKQSEKFFSHYYLFGDHSLDGSLKAAGFSRDDITDVFLTHLHFDHVGGAIQRAASGKDHYEPAFKNATFWSNERHWKWATEPNDREKASFLTENIIPIQESGQLKFIERGTNDRSIGVFPGMDVLFFDGHTDSQMIPIIAHKGTKLVFMADLLPSTGHIPLPYVMGYDTQPLKTLEERKSFFPEIAGNEYVLFLEHDFYNDCCTLQMSEKGPRMRETFALNDL